In Candidatus Latescibacter sp., a genomic segment contains:
- a CDS encoding DUF4159 domain-containing protein, whose protein sequence is DHIPLRRDAGPDPGMFRSDIIYNPENKTAAQGYVHIPLVRIDDLGQTDKFILSLMGLIAGINRHTNITAVLDNPLSPITFQKSQLNFLRTRDITNLRGISVDSLFLFRPPLVYILTDRAFRFDESERESFLRYLMGGGMLIMENAKPGDEALRNKLRGLMVSLFEDPMLLEIGLKPLTKKEQEEKIVPSLEPIPGNHPIYHCFYDFETGSPVGAGQELGALPHKMQPYLEGMFFRGKLIAVFSDRGYGLCWGAAGRYEEQVKMGVNLVVYGLIQRYGQAGNPANRER, encoded by the coding sequence GCGACCACATTCCGCTCCGCAGAGATGCAGGCCCTGATCCGGGCATGTTTCGCTCCGACATCATCTACAACCCGGAAAACAAGACCGCCGCGCAGGGATATGTGCATATCCCCCTCGTCCGAATCGATGACCTGGGGCAGACGGATAAATTCATTCTGAGCCTGATGGGACTCATCGCCGGAATCAACCGTCACACAAATATCACCGCTGTTCTTGATAACCCGCTGTCGCCAATCACGTTTCAAAAAAGCCAGCTCAATTTTCTCCGTACCCGGGACATAACGAACCTGCGGGGGATCAGCGTGGATTCCCTCTTTCTTTTCCGGCCCCCGCTCGTGTATATTCTTACCGACCGCGCATTCCGGTTCGACGAATCGGAGAGGGAAAGCTTTCTGAGATATCTTATGGGCGGAGGTATGCTTATCATGGAGAATGCGAAGCCTGGGGATGAGGCTCTCCGCAATAAACTCCGCGGACTCATGGTTTCCCTATTCGAAGATCCTATGCTCTTAGAGATTGGACTAAAACCCCTCACGAAAAAAGAGCAAGAAGAAAAAATAGTTCCCTCTCTTGAACCTATTCCCGGAAACCATCCCATCTATCATTGTTTTTATGATTTCGAAACCGGGTCTCCGGTGGGCGCCGGACAGGAACTCGGCGCGCTTCCCCATAAGATGCAGCCCTATCTCGAAGGCATGTTTTTCCGGGGAAAACTTATCGCGGTGTTCTCAGATCGCGGATACGGCCTCTGCTGGGGTGCGGCGGGTAGATACGAGGAACAGGTGAAAATGGGAGTTAATCTGGTAGTGTACGGTCTCATCCAGCGGTATGGACAAGCTGGTAATCCGGCAAATAGAGAGAGATAA